From the genome of Pseudomonas hamedanensis:
TCATGGGCGCCATGCTCGGTCTGGTCATCTCTGGCAACCTGATCCAGATCGTGTTTTTCTGGGAGCTGACCAGCCTGTTCTCATTTCTGCTGATCGGCTACTGGCACCACCGCGCCGACGCCCGGCGTGGCGCCTACATGGCGTTGATGGTCACCGGTGCGGGTGGATTGTGCCTGCTGGCGGGGGTCATGATCCTCGGCCATGTCGTCGGCAGCTATGACCTGGACAAGGTCCTGGCCGCCGGCGAGTTGATTCGCGCACATGCCCTCTACCCTATCCTGCTACCCCTGATCCTGATCGGCGCACTGAGCAAAAGCGCGCAATTTCCCTTCCACTTCTGGCTGCCCCACGCAATGGCGGCGCCCACCCCCGTTTCGGCGTATCTGCATTCGGCGACCATGGTCAAGGCCGGGGTCTTTCTGCTGGCACGTCTGTGGCCATCGCTGTCCGGCAGTGAAGAATGGTTCTACATCGTCAGCGGGGCCGGCGCCTGTACGCTGTTGCTTGGCGCGTACTGCGCGATGTTCCAGAACGACCTCAAAGGACTGCTGGCGTACTCGACCATCAGCCACCTCGGCCTGATTACTTTGCTGCTGGGTTTGAACAGTCCGCTGGCCGCCGTCGCGGCGGTGTTTCACATTCTTAACCATGCCACGTTCAAGGCATCGCTGTTCATGGCCGCCGGCATCATCGACCACGAAAGCGGCACCCGTGACATCCGTAAGCTCAGCGGCCTGGTCAAACTGATTCCATTCACCGCGACCCTGGCCATGGTCGCCAGCGCCTCGATGGCCGGCGTACCGTTGCTCAACGGATTTCTGTCGAAAGAGATGTTCTTCGCCGAGACCGTGTTCATCAACGCCACGGCCTGGGTCGAAACCAGTCTGCCGATCGTGGCGACCATCGCCGGCATGTTCAGCGTCGCCTATTCCTTGCGGTTCACCGTCGATGTGTTCTTCGGCCCAACCGCTACCGACCTGCCGCACACGCCGCACGAACCGCCGCGCTGGATGCGCGCACCGGTCGAACTGCTGGTGTTCACCTGCCTGTTGGTGGGTATTTTTCCGGCACAGATTGTCGGGCCGTTGCTCGCCGCTGCGGCGCTGCCTGTGGTCGGTGGCGAATTGCCGGAATACAGCCTCGCTATCTGGCACGGTCTGAACGCGCCGATGATCATGAGCCTGATCGCCATGTCTGGCGGCATCGTGCTTTATCTGTTGTTGCGCAACCAGTTCAAACTCGGCCGTTTCAAGTACCCGCCACTGGTGGGCCGCTTCAACGGCAAGCGCCTGTTCGAGCGCAGTCTGGTGATCATGATGCGCCTGGCCCGACGGGGCGAGCGGCGACTCGGCACTCGACGCCTGCAGATGCAGTTGTTCCTGATGGTCTCGGCAGCCGTGCTTGCCGGCCTGATCCCGATGTTGCACAGCAGCCTGAGCTGGGGCGACCGACCGAAGATTCCCGGTTCCATCGTCTTCGTGACGCTCTGGCTACTGGCGATTGCCTGCGCCCTGGGCGCCGCTTGGCAGGCCAAGTATCACCGTCTCGCCGCGCTGACCATGGTCAGCGTCTGCGGGCTGATGACCTGCGTAACCTTCGTCTGGTTCTCCGCGCCGGATCTGGCCCTGACGCAACTGGCGGTCGAAGTGGTCACCACCGTGCTGATCCTGCTCGGCCTGCGCTGGCTGCCGCGGCGGATTGAAGAAGTCTCGCCACTGCCGAGCAGCTTGCGCAAGGCACGCATTCGTCGTCTGCGCGACTTGCTGCTGTCGATTGCCGTGGGCGCTGGCATGGCGCTGCTGTCCTACGCCATGCTCACCCGGCAGACGCCCAACGACATTTCCTCGTTCTACCTCAGCCGCGCCTTGCCCGAAGGCGGCGGCAGCAACGTGGTCAACGTGATGCTGGTGGACTTCCGTGGTTTCGACACCCTCGGCGAAATCACCGTGCTGGTTGCCGTGGCGCTGACCGTATTCGCCCTGCTGCGCCGCTTCCGCCCACCGAAAGAAAGCCTGCAGTTGCCGGCCCAGCAACGCCTGCTCGCGCCCGATGTGGTCACCGACCTGGTCAACCCACGGTCGGCAAGCGATACGGCGCTGGGTTTCATGATGGTGCCGGCGGTGCTGGTGCGCCTGTTGCTGCCGATTGCGCTGGTGGTGTCGTGCTATCTGTTCATGCGCGGGCACAACCAGCCAGGTGGCGGTTTTGTCGCCGGGCTGGTGATGTCGGTAGCATTCATCCTGCAATACATGGTCGCCGGTACGCAGTGGGTCGAGGCGCAAATGAGCCTGCGTCCGTTGCGGTGGATGGGCACCGGGCTGCTGTTTGCTACCGCCACCGGGCTGGGGGCGATGCTGGTCGGTTATCCGTTCCTGACCACCCATACCTGGCATTTCGCATTACCGCTGCTGGGTGACATTCACATCGCCAGTGCGCTGTTCTTCGACATCGGCGTGTACGGCGTGGTGGTGGGTTCAACGCTGTTGATCCTTACCGCCCTCGCCCACCAGTCGGTGCGTGGCCATAAAACCGCATCGCTGCCCAAATCCGTCGCCAGCAAAGGAGCCGTCTGATGGAAGAAGTCATCGCAATCGCCATCGGCATTCTGGCTGCGTCCGGCGTCTGGCTGATCCTGCGGCCACGGACCTTCCAGGTGGTCATGGGCCTGTGCCTGCTGTCGTACGCGGTCAATCTGTTCATCTTCAGCATGGGCAGCCTGTTCATCGGAAAAGAACCGGTGATCAAGGAGGGTGTGACCCAGGACCTGCTGCATTACACCGACCCCCTGCCCCAGGCACTGGTTTTGACTGCGATCGTTATCAGCTTCGCCATGACTGCCCTGTTCCTCGTCGTGCTGCTCGCCTCACGCGGGCTGACCGGCACCGACCACGTCGACGGCCGGGAGCCTAAGGAATGATGGCGATGACTCACCTGATCGCTGCGCCGATTTTGCTGCCGCTGCTGACGGCGGCGATCATGCTGATGCTCGGCGAGCGACACCGGCCGCTGAAAGCGAAAATCAACCTGTTCTCCAGCCTCGTCGGCCTGTTCATTTCGGTGATGCTGCTGCAATGGACGCAAACCACTGGCGTGCCCGGGAGCATCGGCGTGTACCTGCCGGGCAACTGGCAAGCGCCCTTCGGCATCGTGCTGGTGGTCGACCGGTTGTCAGCACTGATGCTGGTGCTGACCGGGATTATCGGTGTCAGCGCCCTGCTGTTTGCCATGGCGCGCTGGGACGGCGCGGGTTCGAGCTTCCACGCCCTGTTCCAGATTCAGTTGATGGGTCTGTATGGCGCGTTTCTGACGGCTGATCTGTTCAACCTGTTCGTGTTCTTCGAGGTACTGCTCGCGGCGTCCTACGGTCTGTTGCTGCATGGATCGGGCCGGGCACGGGTGTCGTCGGGGCTGCATTACATCTCGATCAACCTGCTGGCGTCGTCGCTGTTTCTGATCGGTGCGGCGCTCATCTATGGCGTCACCGGCACCCTGAACATGGCGGATCTGGCGCTGAAGATTCCTCTGGTGCCGGAAGCCGATCGGGGCTTGCTGCACGCGGGTGCAGGGATTCTGGCCGTCGCGTTCCTGGCCAAGGCCGGTATGTGGCCACTCAACTTCTGGCTGGTCCCGGCCTATTCGTCCGCCAGCGCCCCGGTCGCGGCGATGTTCGCAATCATGACCAAGGTCGGCGTCTACACCCTGCTGCGCCTGTGGACGCTGCTGTTCTCGGGACAGGCCGGCGCTTCGGCATTCTTCGGTGGCGACTGGTTGATCTACGGCGGCATGGCGACCATCGCTTGCGCAGCGTTGGCGATTCTCGCCGCACAACGGCTGGAGCGCATGGCCAGCCTGAGCATTCTGGTATCGGCAGGTATTCTATTGTCAGCGGTCGGTTTCGCCCAACCGAACCTGATCGGCGCCGCGCTGTTCTATCTGGTCAGCTCGACCCTGGCGTTGAGCGCGCTGTTCCTGCTGGCCGAATTGATCGAACGCTCGCGTTCGGCCAACGAAATCCCGCTGGAAGACGAAAGCGAGCTGCTACCGCGCCCGCAGGAGTCGCTGCAACCGCCCAAGGGCATCAACCTCGACGACGAGCAAAAAGCCGTGGTCGGCCAGGTGATCCCATGGACCATGGCGTTTCTCGGCCTCAGCTTCATTGCTTGCGCGCTGTTGATCATCGGCATGCCCCCCTTGTCGGGTTTCATTGGCAAGCTCAGCCTGATCGGTGCCCTGCTCAACCCGCAGGGACTGGGCATCGACGCACCGATCTCCAGCGCGGCATGGGCGCTGTTGGCACTGTTGATCCTGTCGGGTCTGGCCTCCTTGATGGCCTTCTCGCGCCTGGGCATCCAGCGTTTCTGGACACCGGAGGAGCGCCCGTCGCCGCTGCTGCGCAAATTCGAATGCGCGCCGATCTTCCTGTTGCTGGGGCTGAGCATTGCCCTGACTTTCAGGGCTGAGCCGCTGCTGCGCTATACCCAGGCCACCGCTGATGCCCTGAACAATCCACAGCAATACGTCATGGCAGTCCTCGGCACCCGCGCTGTACCCGGCCCGGATGCCGCAGCCGCCACGCTGGAGGTGCGACCATGAGGCGTCTGTTTCCCGCGCCCTGGCTGTCGCTGGCGCTTTGGGTTCTGTGGCTGACATTGAACCTGTCAGTCAGCCCGGGCAATTTGCTGCTCGGCGCCGCGCTGGGTTTCGCGGCCCCGTTGATGATGCGCAAATTGCGTCCGAAACGCGCACGCATCCGTCGCCCGGAGACGGTTCTGCGTTTGTTCTGTCTGGTTGGTCGTGATGTGGTGATGTCCAACCTGATCGTTGCCTGGGGCGTACTCAAGGCCGGTCGCCAACCGCTGCGCCCGGGCTTCGTCAAAGTCCCGCTGGACCTGCGCGATGCCCACGGTCTGGCGACGCTGGCGATGATCTGCACGGTGGTGCCCGGTACGGTCTGGTCAGAGCTGGCACTGGATCGCAGCATCCTGTTGCTGCACGTCTGGGATCTGGATGACGAGGCGCAATTCATCGATCACTTCAAGACCACCTACGAGCGGCCGCTGATGGAGATTTTCGAATGAGCCCATTACTGTCGAACGCAATCCTGCTGACACTGTTCCTGTTTTCGCTGGCGATGGTGCTGACCCTGATCCGCCTGTTCAAAGGCCCTTCCGCCCAGGATCGGGTACTGGCCCTGGATTACCTGTATATCGTCGCCATGTTGATGATGCTGACCCTGGGCATTCGCTACTCCAGCGACACCTATTTCGAAGCAGCGTTGCTGATCGCGCTGTTCGGCTTCGTCGGCTCGTTTGCTCTGGCAAAATTCCTGTTGCGTGGCGAGGTGATCGAATGAGTGCGCCATTGTCTTTGTGGGTCGAGATTCCCGTGGCGATTCTGCTGGTGCTCAGCGGCGTTTTCGCGCTGATCGGCGCCACCGGGCTGTTGCGGATGAAAGACTTCTTCCAGCGCATGCACCCGCCCGCCCTGGCGTCGACGCTGGGTGCCTGGTGCGTGGCGCTGGCCTCCATTATCTGCTTTTCCGCGCTGAAGTCCGGGCCAGTGCTGCATGCCTGGCTGATTCCGATTCTGCTGGCAATCACCGTACCGGTAACCACACTGCTGCTGGCGCGAGCGGCGCTGTTTCGCAAGCGTATGGCGGGGGATGATGTGCCAGCGGAGGTCAGTAGCCGGCGTACCGAAAGTGGCGGCTAAGTCAGATTTTTGTGGTGTCGGTGCTGGCCTCTTCGCGGGCAAGCCCGCTCCCACAGTGATTGTGGGTTTACACAAATTCCGGGGGCAACCCAAGTCCCTGTGGGAGCGGGCTTGCCCGCGAAGAGGCCAGTTCAGCAACCACAAAAATCCGATCTGATCTCAAACCCAGGCAACCGCCAACAACCCCGCTCCCAGTGCCGCACACAGAGGCGAGTACACCCAGGTATCCAGCCGGGCGAACCGTGAATCCTTCACTTCCTTGAAGAAACCCACCAGATTGGAATCGCCAATCGCCCGGGCAAACATCAACAGCGCAATCGCGCTGATGACCCATTGCAGCGCTTTGTGGCTCACCGCCGGTATTCCCCAGCCAACCCGCATACATACCAATACAGCAATCACCAGCAATGCAGCCGCGACTATCAGCGTG
Proteins encoded in this window:
- a CDS encoding monovalent cation/H+ antiporter subunit A, producing the protein MSLIVLLLLPFIGSCLAAVLPHNARNAESLLAGLVALIGTVQVALLYPQIAHGGVIREEFMWLPSLSLNFILRMDGFAWLFSMLVLGIGTLVSLYARYYMSPDDPVPRFFAFFLAFMGAMLGLVISGNLIQIVFFWELTSLFSFLLIGYWHHRADARRGAYMALMVTGAGGLCLLAGVMILGHVVGSYDLDKVLAAGELIRAHALYPILLPLILIGALSKSAQFPFHFWLPHAMAAPTPVSAYLHSATMVKAGVFLLARLWPSLSGSEEWFYIVSGAGACTLLLGAYCAMFQNDLKGLLAYSTISHLGLITLLLGLNSPLAAVAAVFHILNHATFKASLFMAAGIIDHESGTRDIRKLSGLVKLIPFTATLAMVASASMAGVPLLNGFLSKEMFFAETVFINATAWVETSLPIVATIAGMFSVAYSLRFTVDVFFGPTATDLPHTPHEPPRWMRAPVELLVFTCLLVGIFPAQIVGPLLAAAALPVVGGELPEYSLAIWHGLNAPMIMSLIAMSGGIVLYLLLRNQFKLGRFKYPPLVGRFNGKRLFERSLVIMMRLARRGERRLGTRRLQMQLFLMVSAAVLAGLIPMLHSSLSWGDRPKIPGSIVFVTLWLLAIACALGAAWQAKYHRLAALTMVSVCGLMTCVTFVWFSAPDLALTQLAVEVVTTVLILLGLRWLPRRIEEVSPLPSSLRKARIRRLRDLLLSIAVGAGMALLSYAMLTRQTPNDISSFYLSRALPEGGGSNVVNVMLVDFRGFDTLGEITVLVAVALTVFALLRRFRPPKESLQLPAQQRLLAPDVVTDLVNPRSASDTALGFMMVPAVLVRLLLPIALVVSCYLFMRGHNQPGGGFVAGLVMSVAFILQYMVAGTQWVEAQMSLRPLRWMGTGLLFATATGLGAMLVGYPFLTTHTWHFALPLLGDIHIASALFFDIGVYGVVVGSTLLILTALAHQSVRGHKTASLPKSVASKGAV
- a CDS encoding Na+/H+ antiporter subunit C, producing the protein MEEVIAIAIGILAASGVWLILRPRTFQVVMGLCLLSYAVNLFIFSMGSLFIGKEPVIKEGVTQDLLHYTDPLPQALVLTAIVISFAMTALFLVVLLASRGLTGTDHVDGREPKE
- a CDS encoding monovalent cation/H+ antiporter subunit D, which produces MMAMTHLIAAPILLPLLTAAIMLMLGERHRPLKAKINLFSSLVGLFISVMLLQWTQTTGVPGSIGVYLPGNWQAPFGIVLVVDRLSALMLVLTGIIGVSALLFAMARWDGAGSSFHALFQIQLMGLYGAFLTADLFNLFVFFEVLLAASYGLLLHGSGRARVSSGLHYISINLLASSLFLIGAALIYGVTGTLNMADLALKIPLVPEADRGLLHAGAGILAVAFLAKAGMWPLNFWLVPAYSSASAPVAAMFAIMTKVGVYTLLRLWTLLFSGQAGASAFFGGDWLIYGGMATIACAALAILAAQRLERMASLSILVSAGILLSAVGFAQPNLIGAALFYLVSSTLALSALFLLAELIERSRSANEIPLEDESELLPRPQESLQPPKGINLDDEQKAVVGQVIPWTMAFLGLSFIACALLIIGMPPLSGFIGKLSLIGALLNPQGLGIDAPISSAAWALLALLILSGLASLMAFSRLGIQRFWTPEERPSPLLRKFECAPIFLLLGLSIALTFRAEPLLRYTQATADALNNPQQYVMAVLGTRAVPGPDAAAATLEVRP
- a CDS encoding Na+/H+ antiporter subunit E: MRRLFPAPWLSLALWVLWLTLNLSVSPGNLLLGAALGFAAPLMMRKLRPKRARIRRPETVLRLFCLVGRDVVMSNLIVAWGVLKAGRQPLRPGFVKVPLDLRDAHGLATLAMICTVVPGTVWSELALDRSILLLHVWDLDDEAQFIDHFKTTYERPLMEIFE
- a CDS encoding K+/H+ antiporter subunit F, which produces MSPLLSNAILLTLFLFSLAMVLTLIRLFKGPSAQDRVLALDYLYIVAMLMMLTLGIRYSSDTYFEAALLIALFGFVGSFALAKFLLRGEVIE
- a CDS encoding Na+/H+ antiporter subunit G, translated to MSAPLSLWVEIPVAILLVLSGVFALIGATGLLRMKDFFQRMHPPALASTLGAWCVALASIICFSALKSGPVLHAWLIPILLAITVPVTTLLLARAALFRKRMAGDDVPAEVSSRRTESGG
- a CDS encoding DUF3995 domain-containing protein is translated as MTFVLAQWLVSIFAAISLMHVYWALGGQWAAAAVVPQVPVKGFVETVRPAFNPSGWLTLIVAAALLVIAVLVCMRVGWGIPAVSHKALQWVISAIALLMFARAIGDSNLVGFFKEVKDSRFARLDTWVYSPLCAALGAGLLAVAWV